The Candidatus Flexicrinis affinis genome has a segment encoding these proteins:
- a CDS encoding alpha-L-fucosidase — MARQASQEGLQWFQNARFGMFIHWGLYSILGVEEWVMHTQQIPVTEYRKLVHQFNPVAFDAETWVSTAADAGQKYIVITSRHHDGFSMYDTALSDYKVTATPFGRDPIRELADAVARRSDMKLGFYSSLLDWHHPAYRFRTESGLAWSDYVGFLHGQVRELCTNYGEIACMWFDGDWPRHPITEANAYFVAGGSFEYDALYEMIHTLQPNAVVSNNRHEAPLPGEDIQGFEQDLPGMNTAGFNTTEIHALPIEVCMTINDHWGYSAADHNTKSTRRLIHLLVRSASMGANYLLNVGPTPLGEIVPDQVSRLHRVGDWLQVNGEAVYGTRKGGIPATAVAVSTRRGDTHYVHILEHLSDEIVLDGVSEAITSARFLADGAPAFFERRGDMAVLRVPEERCDPYDTVIALQ, encoded by the coding sequence ATGGCCAGGCAGGCATCGCAGGAAGGGTTGCAGTGGTTTCAGAACGCCCGCTTCGGGATGTTCATTCACTGGGGGCTGTATTCGATTCTGGGAGTCGAAGAATGGGTCATGCACACCCAACAGATTCCAGTTACGGAATATCGGAAACTCGTACATCAGTTCAACCCGGTTGCTTTCGATGCCGAAACATGGGTGAGCACAGCCGCCGATGCCGGCCAGAAGTACATCGTCATTACCAGCCGTCACCATGACGGCTTCAGCATGTATGACACCGCGCTGAGCGACTACAAGGTGACGGCAACACCGTTCGGGCGCGACCCCATCCGAGAACTTGCGGATGCAGTGGCCCGTCGCAGCGACATGAAGCTGGGATTCTACAGTTCGCTGCTTGACTGGCATCACCCGGCCTATCGTTTCCGTACCGAGAGCGGGCTGGCATGGTCGGACTACGTCGGGTTTCTGCACGGGCAGGTGCGTGAACTTTGTACGAATTATGGTGAGATTGCCTGCATGTGGTTTGACGGGGATTGGCCCCGCCACCCGATCACCGAAGCCAATGCCTACTTCGTCGCCGGCGGGTCGTTCGAGTACGATGCGCTGTATGAGATGATCCACACGCTCCAGCCGAACGCAGTCGTCAGCAACAATCGTCACGAAGCGCCGCTACCCGGCGAGGACATTCAGGGATTTGAGCAGGATTTGCCGGGCATGAACACGGCCGGCTTCAACACGACGGAGATCCACGCGCTCCCCATCGAGGTGTGCATGACAATCAACGATCACTGGGGCTACTCCGCGGCCGATCACAACACGAAGTCGACGCGGCGGCTGATCCATCTGTTGGTGCGCAGCGCGAGCATGGGGGCAAACTATCTCCTCAATGTGGGACCCACGCCGCTTGGCGAAATCGTGCCCGATCAGGTCAGTCGGTTGCATCGAGTCGGCGACTGGCTTCAGGTTAATGGAGAGGCGGTCTACGGGACGCGAAAGGGCGGCATTCCGGCAACGGCGGTCGCCGTCAGCACGCGACGCGGCGATACCCATTACGTCCACATCCTTGAGCATCTGAGCGACGAAATAGTGCTCGACGGCGTATCGGAAGCGATCACCTCGGCGCGATTCCTGGCGGACGGTGCGCCGGCGTTCTTCGAACGGCGGGGTGACATGGCAGTTCTACGGGTTCCGGAGGAACGCTGTGACCCTTATGACACAGTCATCGCGCTGCAGTGA